A part of Thermoproteales archaeon genomic DNA contains:
- a CDS encoding VIT1/CCC1 transporter family protein, with protein MKDFLLKKEVVKLAREALVDELFASVIYSRLAGLYAGESIKSKLIKISKMEGEHVSFWQEFLKRRGFDISNVKVSKLKLALYTIIFRLIGLGLTLRILEMGENKAIELYSRMLESEELDDYEKNKLRKILEDELVHEQEFAEEESKFEEFLEHVRDTILGMNDGLVEVLSVTTGLAGVYGSPFHVALGGLIVGAAGALSMGIGALASVRAQRQVHEGVLQRISVASRYVGHVFKDRVVNYMIKKGYSKEISEAIAEESSKNHKLLSKVIAEEEYGIKEETLENPFRAGLYTGLAYVFGAFVPLVPYFIGIPISIAMLLSLIFAGAALAFTGFIIAISASLTVKKKVIEMILAGLGSAGVTFIIGRVLSMLFGVEVG; from the coding sequence TTGAAAGATTTTTTACTTAAAAAAGAAGTTGTTAAATTAGCTAGGGAGGCTCTAGTCGATGAGCTATTCGCATCAGTTATTTACAGTCGCTTAGCGGGGCTATATGCCGGCGAATCTATAAAATCGAAGCTTATCAAAATATCAAAGATGGAAGGCGAACATGTTAGCTTCTGGCAGGAATTCCTTAAAAGGAGAGGTTTTGACATTTCAAATGTTAAAGTTAGCAAGTTGAAGTTAGCGCTATATACGATAATTTTTAGATTGATCGGTTTGGGTCTCACGCTTCGCATACTTGAAATGGGCGAGAATAAAGCTATTGAGCTTTATTCGAGAATGCTTGAAAGCGAAGAACTAGATGATTATGAGAAAAATAAATTGCGGAAAATTCTCGAAGACGAGCTTGTTCACGAACAGGAGTTTGCCGAGGAGGAATCCAAGTTTGAGGAGTTTCTCGAACATGTCAGGGATACTATACTAGGCATGAACGATGGTCTGGTAGAAGTTTTATCCGTTACTACTGGACTGGCAGGCGTATATGGTAGTCCTTTTCACGTGGCATTAGGCGGACTTATAGTTGGCGCTGCCGGAGCGCTGTCGATGGGTATAGGCGCGCTCGCTAGCGTTAGAGCGCAAAGGCAAGTCCATGAGGGAGTTCTTCAAAGAATAAGCGTGGCATCGCGTTACGTAGGCCACGTATTCAAGGATAGAGTAGTCAATTATATGATAAAAAAGGGGTATAGCAAGGAAATTTCTGAGGCTATAGCTGAAGAATCTTCTAAAAATCATAAACTACTATCGAAGGTTATAGCTGAAGAAGAATATGGTATTAAAGAAGAAACATTGGAAAACCCGTTTCGCGCGGGATTATACACTGGGTTAGCCTATGTTTTTGGAGCTTTTGTTCCCTTAGTGCCTTACTTTATCGGTATTCCCATATCTATAGCCATGCTTTTATCATTGATATTTGCTGGAGCCGCGCTTGCTTTTACGGGATTTATAATAGCTATTTCAGCTAGCCTAACTGTGAAAAAGAAAGTGATTGAGATGATACTTGCTGGGTTAGGATCAGCTGGAGTAACGTTCATCATTGGCAGAGTATTATCCATGTTATTTGGGGTGGAAGTGGGATAG
- a CDS encoding FprA family A-type flavoprotein — translation MRTFVKKITEDLYLLRIDDDQTKYFEALWSIPEGVTYNAYLLITSDKVVLFDSWKRTYENEFIKCLEKVVDLKDIDYIVIHHMEQDHSGAIPKVLEINGNKAEVWGHPLVKKMLESFYGISPKFKALADGEEISVSGKKLQFIHTPWLHWPETIMTFISDDQILLSGDAFGGFSTPPTIIDDEKVVSEYLEHVRKYVVTIVGHYSEHILKAVEKLRTSGLTFKIIAPAHGLVFKNNPGLIVDYYVKLAKGIPEKNKIVVVYSSMYGSVEKAILAAVEELEKNNFKPVIYKFTDTEQSNIGDVISNIVDAQAVIIGAATYEGDVFPYIKYLLDLLDKKVKLEKPVLVISSYGWGGVAGLKISKKLSESGFKVVDKIEFHGQPSESDLENVKRSVQSLIKID, via the coding sequence ATGAGAACGTTTGTAAAAAAGATAACCGAAGACCTTTACCTGCTTAGGATTGACGATGATCAAACTAAATATTTCGAGGCGTTGTGGAGTATTCCGGAAGGAGTAACTTATAATGCCTACCTGTTGATAACGAGTGATAAAGTAGTGTTGTTTGATTCTTGGAAGCGAACTTACGAAAACGAATTTATCAAATGTTTAGAAAAAGTGGTTGATCTAAAGGATATAGACTATATAGTCATTCACCATATGGAGCAAGATCATAGCGGCGCTATACCTAAAGTTCTCGAAATAAACGGTAATAAAGCTGAGGTATGGGGGCATCCGCTAGTTAAGAAAATGCTCGAGTCGTTTTATGGTATCAGTCCGAAATTTAAGGCTCTTGCAGATGGCGAAGAGATTTCTGTCAGCGGTAAAAAGCTTCAGTTTATCCATACCCCTTGGCTGCACTGGCCGGAGACTATAATGACTTTCATATCCGATGATCAAATACTCCTTTCAGGTGATGCTTTTGGAGGATTTTCAACGCCGCCGACGATAATTGACGATGAAAAAGTAGTTTCTGAGTACTTAGAGCATGTTCGCAAATATGTTGTAACGATAGTCGGTCACTACAGTGAACATATTTTAAAAGCTGTAGAAAAACTTCGCACTAGCGGTTTAACATTTAAAATTATCGCGCCAGCCCACGGCTTAGTGTTTAAAAACAATCCAGGCTTAATAGTTGATTATTACGTAAAGTTGGCAAAGGGGATTCCTGAAAAAAATAAGATAGTTGTCGTATATAGCTCAATGTACGGTTCTGTAGAGAAGGCAATTTTGGCAGCGGTGGAAGAGCTAGAGAAAAACAACTTTAAGCCGGTAATCTATAAATTTACCGATACTGAGCAATCCAATATAGGCGATGTTATCTCCAATATTGTCGATGCGCAGGCGGTAATTATAGGTGCAGCAACCTATGAAGGCGACGTTTTTCCGTACATTAAATATTTGCTTGACTTGTTGGATAAGAAAGTTAAATTAGAGAAGCCTGTTCTAGTGATATCGTCTTATGGGTGGGGTGGAGTTGCAGGATTAAAAATTTCGAAGAAACTAAGCGAATCTGGTTTTAAAGTAGTGGATAAGATCGAGTTTCATGGGCAACCGTCAGAGAGCGATTTGGAAAATGTAAAGAGAAGCGTTCAGTCATTGATAAAAATCGATTAA
- the mobB gene encoding molybdopterin-guanine dinucleotide biosynthesis protein B — protein TFDLRISIKYIHTLPRYYIYQSFLHFNSMKTVAVIGYSGSGKTTLIEGIIKELRDRGYSVASIKHVHGGKIDLAGKDTWRHVSSGSQLTIALSDNETLEFKPVKTELWEALWKLSGFDFVVVEGFKEIFYGAKIVVANELDEADKLFDPLVIAFSGKIADSGLKEYKGIPVVKTENFKEIVNIIEKRAFTPPAGLNCGKCSFSNCKSLSIAILKNEATIDECLLMKQLETRLFVNGTEVKLNPFVSLVFKNVIMGLVNSLKGVEKPSEVEVKIKLI, from the coding sequence AGACTTTTGATTTGAGGATATCAATCAAATATATCCACACATTGCCTAGATATTATATATACCAGAGTTTTTTACATTTTAACAGTATGAAAACAGTTGCGGTAATCGGTTATAGTGGCTCCGGTAAAACAACCCTAATTGAAGGAATTATTAAGGAGTTGAGAGACAGGGGTTATAGTGTAGCATCCATAAAACACGTGCATGGTGGAAAAATCGATTTGGCTGGAAAAGACACGTGGAGGCACGTTAGCTCAGGCTCTCAGCTTACAATAGCATTGTCTGATAATGAAACTTTAGAATTTAAGCCTGTAAAAACCGAGTTGTGGGAGGCTTTGTGGAAATTGTCAGGCTTCGACTTTGTAGTAGTCGAAGGTTTCAAAGAAATTTTTTACGGCGCAAAAATAGTAGTCGCCAATGAGTTGGATGAAGCCGATAAGCTTTTTGATCCCTTAGTAATAGCTTTTTCGGGGAAAATAGCCGATTCTGGTTTAAAAGAATATAAAGGTATACCCGTGGTTAAAACAGAGAACTTTAAAGAAATAGTTAATATCATAGAAAAACGCGCGTTTACTCCCCCGGCTGGATTAAATTGTGGGAAATGTAGTTTTTCGAACTGTAAGAGCTTATCCATAGCCATTTTAAAAAATGAGGCGACTATCGATGAATGCTTGTTAATGAAGCAGCTAGAGACTAGGTTATTCGTAAACGGTACAGAGGTCAAACTTAATCCGTTCGTGTCTCTAGTATTTAAAAATGTTATAATGGGATTAGTGAATTCGCTAAAGGGTGTAGAAAAGCCTAGCGAAGTTGAAGTTAAAATAAAGCTTATCTAA
- a CDS encoding ferredoxin, with the protein MVKYKVTIDRDQCISCMSCVALCPDIFEMNEEDGKTQIVANYRVGDNPGEGVIPENLKGCAEEAANACPVTIISIEEVQE; encoded by the coding sequence ATGGTCAAGTATAAAGTCACGATTGATAGGGATCAATGTATTTCATGCATGTCGTGTGTCGCTCTATGCCCAGACATTTTCGAAATGAACGAGGAAGATGGTAAAACACAAATAGTTGCAAATTATAGGGTGGGAGATAATCCGGGAGAAGGCGTTATTCCTGAAAACTTAAAGGGATGCGCGGAAGAAGCGGCTAACGCTTGCCCGGTAACGATAATATCTATAGAAGAGGTGCAGGAATAA
- a CDS encoding DUF2085 domain-containing protein, translating to MSNDLIDLLFLLNSFFCHQNPSRSLFITGLQLPLCSRCTALNLGFAVGYTWIFYSVKRRRFYYNFNLTLALISPLAIDGLTQFLGFRESTNDIRILTGALAGAALANALGYVILRLKNIDYEETGLAECLFINFLDVSIVYLFLKAIVVLGDVIAYYILAITLTVLAYLNNVFIPASVVYLIIRHKLKHSTI from the coding sequence ATGTCTAACGATTTAATCGATCTACTGTTTTTACTTAACAGTTTCTTTTGTCATCAAAATCCTTCTAGATCGCTTTTTATAACTGGCTTGCAACTACCCTTATGTTCGCGATGTACAGCATTAAATCTAGGTTTTGCAGTCGGCTATACTTGGATATTTTACAGCGTCAAGCGTCGAAGATTCTACTATAATTTTAACTTGACATTAGCGCTAATTTCACCGTTAGCTATTGATGGTCTAACACAATTTCTAGGCTTTAGAGAGAGTACAAACGATATTCGGATTTTGACGGGAGCGCTCGCCGGGGCGGCTTTAGCTAATGCGTTAGGATATGTTATTCTTAGATTAAAGAACATAGATTATGAAGAAACTGGCCTTGCGGAATGCCTATTCATTAATTTTTTAGACGTAAGTATCGTTTATTTATTTTTGAAAGCAATAGTTGTTTTGGGCGATGTAATAGCTTATTACATTCTAGCTATTACATTGACAGTATTGGCATATCTAAATAACGTATTTATTCCAGCAAGCGTCGTATATTTAATTATAAGACACAAGCTAAAACATTCGACTATTTAA
- a CDS encoding DEAD/DEAH box helicase — protein MPIDSREIMESLGYEYYSYEEEGEEPEFADYYFRDLIPEFGKAKGHAKILASKKLYKHQYEAYNALSEGKNIILRSGTGSGKTEAWFLYVVKKGKKAMVLYPTLALANDQINRIRNYAQATGISADAIDAKRRDEFYKVKGATSAKLRDYLGNLQILITNPAFLLMDLKRQAIGSRSVTLSKLIPKIDVLIIDELDFYSPREIALLLSIIEILRDLSPKNFQIVVLTATLGNPEELGKFLTRVNNRQTAVIYGKAFRVPNKTYIVLGKNLRQTWELVKKYRHVIESAENVGRDVKESLINFELFKENTYKVLEVLEAFDIEIPKIEFDPVEILEKYVDDEGVTLVFTRSISKAEELARKLRYKLAKEHCEKIATHHHLVSKIKREIVEQKAREGFVKIIFTPRTLAQGIDIGTIIRIVHIGLPDDVREYYQREGRKGRRKDIEFTESVILPLLRWDRELLTRGLRTFKKWLELPLERVIVNPDNKYSLLFKSLYKFVSPTLRKTLSREEYKFLESLGLVKEGELTRRGKSAWTKLNFYEFSPPYGIKRIKTKYGEEHYLEDISFCDLVEKFQPGCIDYTEDAIVVSHRLGGRSGRVVTAVIEDHLSERVIWGNDALAYAYEEYQKTKYRWGEEPNIFKDYVIGRLHSEVICVVHPPLRGFGVYTKIPNRVNWIIYGRKSRLVRANGRTITLKDVKVVEVPTSTYGKYNDYTYGLSIELEPDEDLTWLRIGLALTMIVLRLEYQIAFETIMYDLAKVGEKKLMILHEPESAGLLEKMDWLDIIRKVENYQPDDLTEVLLQVVDENAHLEFVSSGLRWDIAKQAAVRALEYLVSREKIALKFKDKEIYVPKPSKALRLASFDILGLPLDDEGRVVLITAGVFDGEELVVRSTFKEFYLLGREIREVEDRIRELLDKDFQILVYNFEEVVKVLRSNNLNSLAATLLGLEHMDRVVDVHKLSIEKLGIEKLALEELEWALRWERSVHLQDLRIEWEDVRRYVRDKPYSKWLRSSKFLQRKLGNYVAENLETIYKLFLVLKHLNEK, from the coding sequence GTGCCCATAGATAGTCGCGAAATAATGGAAAGTCTAGGCTACGAATACTACTCGTATGAGGAAGAAGGCGAAGAGCCTGAGTTTGCAGATTACTATTTTAGAGATTTAATTCCTGAATTCGGAAAAGCCAAGGGTCATGCGAAAATTCTAGCGTCTAAAAAGCTTTACAAGCATCAATATGAGGCTTATAATGCGCTTTCAGAGGGTAAGAACATAATCTTGAGATCGGGTACCGGCTCTGGAAAAACGGAGGCATGGTTTCTTTACGTTGTTAAAAAAGGGAAAAAGGCTATGGTTTTGTATCCGACGCTAGCGCTAGCTAATGATCAAATAAATAGGATCCGTAACTATGCTCAAGCTACTGGAATTTCAGCAGACGCTATCGATGCCAAGAGAAGAGACGAGTTCTACAAGGTTAAGGGGGCTACAAGCGCCAAACTAAGAGATTACCTGGGGAATTTGCAAATATTGATAACCAACCCCGCTTTCCTGTTGATGGATCTTAAAAGACAGGCTATTGGTAGCAGGAGCGTAACGCTGTCAAAGCTGATACCGAAAATCGACGTGTTAATTATTGATGAACTAGATTTCTATTCTCCTAGAGAAATAGCTTTGCTATTATCGATCATTGAAATTTTAAGAGATTTATCGCCTAAAAACTTCCAGATAGTAGTTTTAACCGCTACGCTAGGTAATCCTGAAGAACTTGGTAAGTTTCTTACAAGAGTTAATAACAGACAGACCGCCGTAATATATGGTAAAGCGTTCCGCGTTCCGAATAAAACGTATATAGTTCTGGGCAAAAATCTGAGGCAAACGTGGGAGCTGGTCAAAAAGTATAGGCATGTTATAGAATCAGCAGAGAACGTAGGAAGAGATGTTAAAGAATCTCTAATTAACTTTGAACTTTTCAAAGAAAATACGTATAAAGTACTAGAAGTTCTCGAAGCTTTCGATATTGAAATACCTAAAATAGAATTTGATCCGGTCGAGATACTGGAAAAGTATGTAGATGATGAAGGCGTAACTTTGGTGTTCACTAGAAGCATATCAAAGGCGGAGGAGCTTGCTAGAAAGCTCAGATATAAACTTGCAAAAGAACATTGTGAAAAAATAGCAACGCATCACCATTTGGTATCAAAGATAAAGCGGGAAATTGTTGAGCAAAAAGCACGAGAAGGCTTTGTCAAAATAATATTTACTCCGAGAACGCTAGCTCAGGGAATAGACATTGGAACTATAATCCGCATAGTCCACATTGGATTGCCTGATGATGTTAGGGAATACTATCAGAGAGAGGGTAGGAAGGGAAGAAGAAAGGACATCGAGTTTACTGAAAGCGTTATACTGCCATTGCTGCGATGGGATAGGGAATTACTGACCCGAGGATTAAGGACTTTTAAAAAATGGCTGGAATTGCCTTTAGAGCGCGTAATAGTGAACCCCGATAACAAGTATTCACTGCTTTTCAAATCGTTATACAAGTTTGTTTCTCCTACCTTAAGAAAAACTCTTTCCAGGGAAGAATACAAGTTCCTGGAAAGCTTAGGATTAGTTAAGGAAGGCGAGCTGACGAGAAGGGGGAAAAGCGCATGGACAAAACTCAACTTTTACGAATTTTCTCCACCATATGGAATTAAAAGGATTAAAACTAAATATGGCGAAGAGCATTATCTCGAAGATATCTCCTTCTGCGATCTGGTTGAAAAATTCCAGCCTGGATGCATCGATTACACCGAGGACGCAATAGTAGTTTCTCATAGGCTAGGAGGAAGATCGGGTAGAGTCGTAACGGCTGTGATTGAAGATCATCTGAGCGAGAGAGTCATATGGGGAAACGATGCTCTGGCATATGCCTACGAGGAATACCAAAAGACGAAGTATAGATGGGGAGAGGAGCCTAACATTTTTAAAGATTATGTTATTGGAAGATTGCATTCTGAAGTAATCTGCGTGGTTCATCCTCCGCTGAGGGGTTTCGGCGTTTATACTAAAATACCGAACAGAGTCAACTGGATAATTTATGGTAGAAAAAGCAGATTAGTTCGAGCAAATGGAAGAACTATAACGCTAAAAGATGTGAAAGTTGTAGAAGTTCCTACGAGCACGTACGGCAAGTATAACGATTATACCTACGGGTTATCAATAGAGCTTGAACCAGATGAGGATCTTACTTGGCTACGCATAGGCCTTGCACTAACAATGATAGTTTTGAGGCTTGAATATCAGATAGCTTTCGAAACCATAATGTATGATTTAGCTAAGGTTGGTGAGAAAAAGCTGATGATATTACACGAGCCTGAAAGCGCGGGGTTGTTGGAAAAAATGGATTGGCTCGATATAATAAGAAAAGTAGAGAATTATCAGCCCGATGATTTAACGGAGGTGTTACTTCAAGTTGTGGACGAAAACGCTCATTTAGAATTTGTCTCGAGTGGGCTAAGATGGGATATAGCTAAGCAAGCTGCTGTAAGAGCTTTAGAGTATCTGGTTTCAAGAGAAAAAATAGCCTTAAAATTTAAAGACAAGGAGATATATGTGCCGAAGCCTTCAAAAGCGCTCAGATTAGCTTCTTTTGATATTCTTGGATTACCCTTGGATGACGAGGGGAGAGTAGTGTTGATCACAGCTGGAGTTTTTGATGGGGAAGAATTAGTGGTTAGAAGCACTTTCAAGGAGTTTTATCTTTTAGGACGTGAAATTAGAGAAGTGGAAGATAGAATTAGAGAATTGTTAGATAAGGATTTCCAGATACTAGTTTACAATTTTGAAGAAGTGGTCAAAGTTCTTCGCAGTAATAACCTTAACTCGTTAGCAGCTACTTTACTAGGCTTGGAACATATGGATAGAGTTGTGGATGTTCATAAGCTGTCTATTGAAAAACTTGGAATAGAGAAGCTCGCGCTGGAAGAGCTAGAGTGGGCTTTAAGATGGGAAAGAAGTGTGCATTTACAGGATTTAAGAATTGAATGGGAAGATGTTCGGAGATATGTAAGGGATAAGCCTTATTCGAAATGGCTAAGGTCTTCAAAATTTCTTCAGAGGAAGCTGGGAAATTACGTAGCTGAGAACCTCGAAACGATATATAAGCTATTCCTAGTCCTTAAACATCTAAACGAAAAATAG
- a CDS encoding PRC-barrel domain-containing protein — protein sequence MVVRVKKDLLGKAVIDSKGKSIGSIVDVEVDLKSMIIDSIVVSITATRKEAETGFKKLFSKVKKKSELVIPVSYVQAVSDYVILKIALEDLLVKGEK from the coding sequence ATGGTCGTAAGAGTTAAAAAGGATTTACTTGGAAAAGCTGTTATAGATTCTAAAGGTAAAAGTATTGGAAGCATAGTCGATGTAGAAGTGGACTTAAAAAGCATGATAATCGACTCCATAGTTGTCAGCATTACAGCTACGAGGAAGGAAGCTGAGACCGGGTTTAAAAAATTATTTAGCAAGGTTAAAAAGAAGTCCGAGCTTGTTATACCGGTAAGCTATGTGCAAGCCGTTAGCGATTACGTGATTTTAAAAATCGCTCTAGAAGATTTGCTTGTTAAAGGTGAAAAGTAA
- the sfsA gene encoding DNA/RNA nuclease SfsA: MSIMLDGIEDVVECSIIKRVNRFVVEVLVKNCHAMAHINNTGRLSGYIVRGRKAYCVRNNPGRKTGYKLFAVSEEDLAVLIDTRMQMKAFEIAVYKNMIPWLKGCKIIRRNAKLGSSRIDYLFDCMGSRIYVEVKSAVLRGGKHYAMYPDCPTMRGRKHINEIINYVLNGGLGAIVFIAAMPYVKAFKPYECGDPEVPTFIRRAYEAGGYGEGYKPILRSSSFCSFS, translated from the coding sequence TTGAGCATCATGCTTGATGGAATAGAAGACGTCGTTGAATGTTCGATTATCAAACGCGTAAACAGGTTTGTGGTCGAGGTATTGGTTAAAAATTGCCATGCAATGGCTCATATAAACAATACTGGCAGGCTTTCGGGATATATTGTTAGAGGCAGAAAAGCCTATTGTGTTAGAAATAATCCCGGTAGAAAAACAGGATATAAACTGTTTGCGGTCAGTGAGGAAGATTTGGCGGTTCTCATCGATACTCGAATGCAGATGAAAGCTTTTGAAATAGCAGTGTATAAGAACATGATACCGTGGCTTAAAGGATGTAAAATTATTAGGAGAAATGCGAAGCTAGGATCATCGCGTATTGATTACTTATTTGACTGTATGGGTAGTCGAATCTACGTTGAGGTAAAAAGTGCGGTTCTTAGAGGTGGCAAGCACTACGCTATGTATCCAGACTGTCCAACGATGCGAGGGCGAAAACACATAAACGAAATCATAAATTATGTTTTGAATGGAGGGTTGGGAGCGATAGTGTTCATAGCGGCAATGCCCTATGTCAAAGCTTTTAAACCGTATGAGTGCGGGGATCCTGAGGTTCCAACGTTTATACGTCGAGCATATGAAGCTGGGGGTTATGGTGAAGGCTATAAGCCTATATTACGATCCTCAAGCTTCTGCAGTTTTTCTTGA
- a CDS encoding acetate--CoA ligase family protein, with translation MVEIIEILEKAVEENRRFLTVYESKLVAQLAGLPVTRMGLARCESEAVDIARKIGFPVVLKIVSPDIVHKMDVGGVVLDLKNEEEVVKAYKSIIENVQEKVANARIEGVLVEEMLQPGVEVIVGGLRDRQFGPIVAFGLGGIFVEIFKDLSYGIAPVDEHEALDMIKNTKAYKILSGYRGKGPYDIKAITDLLVKTSRLIWAYRKYITEIDLNPVFVYEKGLKIADARIGVELIR, from the coding sequence GTGGTTGAAATTATTGAAATTTTGGAAAAAGCCGTTGAAGAAAATAGGCGTTTCTTAACGGTATACGAGTCTAAGCTAGTAGCGCAGCTTGCAGGGCTTCCGGTAACTCGGATGGGACTGGCTAGGTGCGAGAGCGAAGCTGTAGATATAGCTCGCAAAATTGGCTTTCCAGTTGTTCTTAAGATAGTATCTCCTGATATAGTTCACAAAATGGATGTAGGAGGTGTAGTCTTAGATTTAAAGAATGAAGAGGAGGTAGTCAAAGCTTATAAGTCGATAATAGAAAACGTTCAGGAAAAAGTTGCTAACGCTAGAATTGAAGGTGTGCTGGTCGAGGAAATGCTCCAACCTGGAGTTGAGGTTATTGTTGGAGGGTTACGCGATCGGCAATTCGGGCCTATAGTGGCGTTTGGTTTAGGCGGGATATTTGTCGAAATTTTCAAGGATTTATCATATGGTATAGCGCCCGTAGACGAACATGAGGCATTAGATATGATAAAGAACACTAAAGCCTATAAGATATTAAGCGGGTATAGAGGTAAAGGACCCTACGATATAAAGGCGATAACAGATTTGCTCGTAAAAACTTCTAGGTTGATATGGGCATATAGAAAATACATCACGGAAATAGACCTGAACCCCGTTTTCGTATACGAGAAAGGATTAAAAATTGCAGATGCAAGGATAGGAGTTGAGCTTATTAGATAA
- a CDS encoding radical SAM protein encodes MWKLLAFDPRKWRKEKTCKLCGGKSVTISEVIGVCATCLRSNPTDSLKIALKAHYKSKKLYNLPGEPPRDEKGVVCRNCANECSIGEGNVGFCGLVENRKGRLRWRIKLPYQAVVDWYYDPIPTNCVAGDFCPATTGVGYPKYAKAPRGEHGYYNLAVFYGACNLDCIFCQNWTYRNNTLKLSPVKNYQELVNAADGRVTCICFFGGDPTPQLSHAFLVAKKALERAKQENRVMRICWETNGLMSKNLLKEIVKISLESGGIIKFDVKAWSEPIYKALTGVSNRKLFDNIAFIAEHIKDRPEVPLFMASTLLVPGYVDEYEIRMISRFIARLDPSIPYRLLAFHPDYMLVDLPPTSKKHAMNAVKIAKEEGLENVSIGNIWLLGDYY; translated from the coding sequence ATGTGGAAGCTTTTGGCTTTTGATCCTAGGAAATGGAGAAAGGAGAAAACGTGTAAGCTGTGTGGTGGAAAATCAGTTACAATATCGGAAGTTATAGGAGTTTGCGCTACTTGTCTTAGAAGCAATCCCACCGATTCTCTAAAGATAGCTCTTAAAGCGCATTATAAAAGCAAAAAATTGTACAATTTGCCAGGAGAGCCTCCAAGAGATGAAAAAGGTGTCGTGTGTAGAAACTGCGCAAACGAGTGTTCAATAGGTGAAGGCAATGTCGGCTTTTGCGGCTTAGTGGAAAATAGAAAGGGTAGATTGAGATGGAGGATAAAACTGCCTTATCAAGCTGTGGTTGATTGGTATTACGATCCTATACCAACAAACTGCGTCGCGGGAGATTTTTGTCCAGCGACTACGGGGGTGGGATATCCAAAATACGCTAAAGCACCTAGAGGTGAGCATGGATACTATAACTTAGCTGTCTTTTATGGTGCCTGCAATTTGGACTGTATTTTCTGCCAAAATTGGACGTACAGAAATAACACGCTAAAGCTTTCTCCCGTAAAAAATTACCAAGAATTGGTTAATGCCGCAGATGGAAGAGTTACTTGTATATGCTTTTTCGGAGGGGATCCCACTCCGCAGCTGTCTCATGCATTTCTCGTTGCTAAAAAGGCTTTGGAAAGAGCGAAGCAAGAAAATCGTGTTATGAGAATATGTTGGGAGACTAACGGGTTAATGAGCAAAAACCTGCTAAAGGAAATTGTGAAAATATCGCTGGAAAGTGGTGGAATAATAAAATTTGATGTCAAAGCGTGGTCTGAGCCAATTTATAAAGCATTAACCGGTGTGAGCAACAGGAAACTATTCGATAACATAGCCTTTATTGCGGAGCATATAAAGGATAGACCGGAAGTCCCCCTATTTATGGCTAGTACTCTGCTAGTACCGGGTTACGTTGACGAGTATGAAATTAGGATGATATCAAGGTTTATAGCAAGATTAGACCCGTCGATACCCTATAGGCTTCTCGCATTTCATCCAGATTACATGCTAGTCGATCTGCCACCTACAAGCAAAAAGCACGCTATGAACGCTGTAAAAATCGCAAAAGAGGAAGGATTAGAAAACGTATCTATAGGAAATATTTGGCTTCTCGGAGATTACTACTAA